A window from Vespa velutina chromosome 13, iVesVel2.1, whole genome shotgun sequence encodes these proteins:
- the LOC124953589 gene encoding uncharacterized protein LOC124953589 isoform X1, whose amino-acid sequence MSLILEDKTENEVMSSETESVQDYYSYISNEKYLSSSDSTITRESCIFKPFKCSCYEHLQSKKLTCNKVLALIWALTSVLKYRPVDPIYYISYQLLHWRYNNVPKKYIKDVVDYMNSQL is encoded by the exons atgtCTTTAATATTGGAAGATAAAACAGAAAATGAAGTTATGTCCAGTGAAACAGAATCTGTACAGgactattattcttatatttcaaatgaaaaatatctctcTTCTAGTGACTCAACGATAACAAGAGAATCATGCATTTTTAAACCATTTAAATGTTCCTGTTATGAACATTTGCAATCAAAAAAACTCAC gtgcaATAAAGTATTAGCACTCATTTGGGCATTAACCAGTGTTTTAAAGTACCGTCCAGTAGatccaatatattatatatcgtatcaACTATTACATTGGAGATATAATAATGttccaaaaaaatatataaaagatgttGTAGATTATATGAATTcgcaattataa
- the LOC124953589 gene encoding uncharacterized protein LOC124953589 isoform X2 yields the protein MHIIYKSYTDPKIKNKWKYTNRIFKINICDSTITRESCIFKPFKCSCYEHLQSKKLTCNKVLALIWALTSVLKYRPVDPIYYISYQLLHWRYNNVPKKYIKDVVDYMNSQL from the exons ATGcacataatttataaaagttatactgatccaaaaattaagaataagtggaaatatacaaatagaatcttcaaaataaatatatg TGACTCAACGATAACAAGAGAATCATGCATTTTTAAACCATTTAAATGTTCCTGTTATGAACATTTGCAATCAAAAAAACTCAC gtgcaATAAAGTATTAGCACTCATTTGGGCATTAACCAGTGTTTTAAAGTACCGTCCAGTAGatccaatatattatatatcgtatcaACTATTACATTGGAGATATAATAATGttccaaaaaaatatataaaagatgttGTAGATTATATGAATTcgcaattataa
- the LOC124953588 gene encoding ras-related protein Rab-18-B, producing MDDHNMDQNILTVLKLLMIGESNVGKSSILLRFTEDEFSENMRNTVGMDYKTKYITIDDSIVKLAIWDTAGQERFRTLTPSYYRDGQGAILVYDVTDRNTFLKLDTWLNELNTYCNKTDIVKMIVGNKIDLPNREVSNEEGLQFARRHQSLYIESSAKTADGVKCCFEELVQKILQTPGLWDTHSPKYIDNGNMTGARYRMGKRGIQLTDDYEPQNAYSRCYCSMI from the exons atggatGATCATAACATggatcaaaatatattaacagTGCTGAAACTTCTTATGATAGGAGAATCTAACGTGGGTAAATCAAg tATACTTTTAAGGTTCACAGAAGATGAATTTTCGGAAAATATGCGAAATACAGTCGGGATGGactataaaacaaaatatatcacAATAGATGATAGTATAGTGAAACTTGCTATTTGG GATACTGCTGGACAAGAACGATTTCGTACTTTAACACCAAGTTATTATAGAGATGGACAAGGAGCTATTTTAGTATATGATGTTACCGatagaaatacatttttaaaattggaTACATGgcttaatgaattaaatacgTACTGTAATAAAACGGATATTGTTAAAATGATAGTAggtaataaaatagatttaccAAATAGGGAAGTTAGCAATGAAGAAGGCTTACAATTTGCTAGGAGACATCAATCCCTATATATTGAAAGTAGTGCTAAAACGGCGGATGGAGTAAAATGTTGCTTCGAGGAACTCGTTCAAAAG atATTACAAACTCCTGGTTTATGGGATACTCATTCTCCAAAATATATTGACAATGGCAATATGACCGGTGCTAGGTATAGAAtgggaaaaagaggaatacAATTGACGGATGATTATGAACCACAGAATGCATATTCGCGTTGTTATTGCAGTATGATTTAA